The segment CGCCGGTGTCGAATTCGAACTGGGCACCGCCGCCGGCTCCGGGCCGCGCACCGCGCATCCCGCCGCCGAACATGCTGTTGAGGATGTCCTCGAACGCGCCCGCACCCTGGCCGGGGCCGGCACTGCCGCCACGGAACGTATAGCTCTCGAACCCGCCGGGACCAGCGCGCCCGCGCGGACCGGCGCCACCGCCCGGGAAGCCCTGAAAGCGCGGCTTGCCGTCGGCGTCGATCTCGCCGCGGTCGAACTGCTTGCGCTTGTCCTCGTCGCCAAGGATCTCGTTGGCCGAGTTGAGCTCGGCGAAGCGCTCGGCAGCCTTCGGATCATCCTTGTTGCTGTCAGGATGATGCTTCTTGGCAAGCTTGCGATAGGCGCTCTTGATCGCGGCAGCGTTGGCGCTCCGCGGCACCCCCAAGACCTCATAGGGGTCGCGCATCCGTCACGTCTCCTCTCGGGAAATCGAAATGTTCAAAGGGCTCCCCGCCCCACCTGAACCTCATGTGGGGGGCGAGTGGCATTTTTGCAACTAGTTCGATGAAGCGATGATCTACGATTCGAGCGTGATCTTAGCGGAAAACCGGTTTCCCGATCATGCTCAACTGCGCCACGGCTTTAGCGTATGAATCTCCCAACGGCCACGGCTGCTTTGGCAGCCGGCGCCCTGGAGCCAGCTCTCGGTGTCGCCGTTGACGTAGCTCGCCAGGAAATCGCGGCACTTGCGGCCATCCTCGGCGGCGTAGGACTGCGCGATCGGCGTCACCGAGCCGCGCGCGCCGGTCTCCGGATTCTCCCAGTGCTGACTGGCGTCTTTGTCGCCCTTGCTCAGCACGTCGGAGGCGGCGTTGCGGGCGAAGGCGAGATCGGTCTCGGTCGGTGCGGCCTCCTTCGGCCGCACGATCGAGCCCGTGAGGTCGCCGTCGTCAGCCTTGGCGTAGGCGCTGGTGTCGTTGCGGGAGAGGCTGCAACCGCCGGTGCCGAGCCCGACCAGAATCATCGTCATGACAATGCCGGACGGGCGGATCGCCGATAGGCCAACGCGTCCCCATGCCCTATATAGGGCGGTAGCGGACAACAACGCGTTTTGGGCCGCGGGACGCAACTCGGACTCCAGACATGACCGACACGACCTCGATGAAACACCAGACACCCTTAACATCCGGTGATTTCACCGCCGCCGATGAGCCTTTTGCGCTGTTTGCGGCCTGGCTGGACGAAGCGATCAAGAGCGAGCCGAACGATCCGAACGCGATGGCGCTCGCAACCGTCGATCCCGATGGCCTGCCCGACGTGCGCATGGTGCTGATGAAGGGCTTCGATGCTGAGGGTTTCGTCTTCTACAGCCACATCGCGAGCCAGAAGGGCCGCGAACTCGCCGCAAATCCTAAGGCGGCGTTACTTTTTCACTGGAAGTCGCTGCGCCGTCAGGTCCGCATCCGCGGCAACGTGACGCCGGTGACCGACGCCGAGGCCGACACCTATTTCGCCACCCGCCCGAAGCAGGCGCAGATCGGCGCCTGGGCGAGCAAGCAGTCCGAGGCGCTGGAGAGCCGCTTCGCCTTCGAGCAGGCCATCGCAAAGGTCGCGGCCAAACACATCATCGGCGAGGTGCCGCGGCCGCCGGGCTGGAGCGGCTGGCGCATCACGCCGTCGCGTATCGAGTTCTGGCACGACCGCCCATTCCGTCTGCACGACCGCATCGAATTTCGCCGTGACGCGGCCTGCCAGAAATGGTCCAAGACGCGGATGTACCCTTGAGCTTTGCGCCGACCTGAAAGATGTCCATGCCGCATTCGTCCAATGCGCCGCGCCGCACGCTGCTCCTGACCGGAGCCAGCCGCGGCATCGGCCACGCCACGGTGATCCGCTTCTCCTCAGCGGGCTGGCGTGTCATCACCTGCTCGCGGCACGCCTTCCCCGAGGACTGCCCGTGGGACGCAGGGCCTGAGGACCACATCCAGGTCGATCTCGGCAATCCCGTGGACACCGCGCGTGCGATCACCGACATCCGCAACCGCCTCGAAGGCGGCGTGCTGCACGCGCTGGTCAATAACGCCGCTATCTCGCCGAAGGGCCCGGGCGGCTCCAGACTCGGCTCGGTCGACACCGACCTCGACACCTGGACGCACGTCTTCCATGTCAACTTCTTCGCGCCGATCATGATCGCGCGCGGCCTGATCGAGGAGTTGAAGGCGGCCAAGGGCTCGGTCGTGAATGTCACCTCGATCGCGGGCTCGCGCGTGCATCCCTTCGCGGGCGCAGCCTACGCGACCTCGAAGGCGGCCCTTGCATCATTGACGCGCGAAATGGCCTCCGACTTCGGCCGCGTCGGCGTGCGCGTCAACGCAATCGCGCCGGGCGAGATCGACACCTCGATCCTGTCTCCCGGCACCGAAAAGATCGTCGAGCAGCAGATCCCGATGCACCGGCTCGGCACGCCGGACGAGGTCGCCAAGATCATCTACGTGCTGTGCACGGACACCAGTTCTTACGTCAACGGCGCCGAGATCCACATCAACGGCGGCCAGCACGTGTAGCGCTTCGTCGCCATTGCGAACGAAGCGAAGCAATCCAGGCTCTCTTACCAAGGAATTCTGGGAAGCAGGCGATCCAGACGAAGCCGCCGCAAGACCTGGATCGCCCTTACCTTCCGTTCTCAATCAGCGCGGAATCGACGCGACGTTTCGCGCAGCCTTTGTACTCCGGCATTTGGAGCGGCAGCGTCAAATGCAGTCGAGCAGTCGTCGTCGTTCTCGCCGTCGAGCAGCGGAGCACCACAGTGCCGGCACATGCGTGCCGACATTGACGACGCCTTGCCGCTCGCAGCGACCTGACGATAGCTCGCCAGATCGATGACGTTGCGGCGCGTCGTTATGTGTTTCTCAACCATGGCTGTTCCTCGCGGCTAACCCACTGCTTATCGCAGACAAGTTTCGAGCAAACGTTCAGCCCACTGCTCAAATTTTACCGGAGGAATTGGGGCGGCGCGCACGCATCGCCGCGTGGCCGCAATCCCGCTCTATTCTGCGACACCAACCGCCGTGTCTCTGCAACCGGCGTAAGGTCTCGGTAGCTATTAAAGCCACTTCTTGAACTTGAAGATCCAGTACGGAACGATCGCGGCGATCACCATCAGCACCAGTGCATAGGGATAGCCGTGCTCCCATTCGAGCTCCGGCATCGCCTTGAAGTTCATGCCGTAGATCGAGGCGATCAGCGTCGGCGGCATCAGGACAACAGCCATGACCGAAAACAGCTTGATAATGTTGTTCTGCTCGAGATTGACGACGCCGAGCATGGCGTCGAGCACGAAGGTGATCTTGCTGGAGAGGTAGGAGGCGTGGTCGGTCAGGGAAGCCACGTCGCGCTGCATGGTCTTGAGCTGCTCGCGCATGTCCTTCGACCATTTCACACCCTCGACCACCGCAGAGAGGAAGGTGACGACGCGGCCGATCGAGACCAGGCTCTCGCGAACCTTGGAGGTCAGGTCGCCCTTGCGGCCGATCGAGATCAGGATCTGCGAGTATTGCTTGGCGTGGCCGTGCCGCTCGCTCTCGGGCTCGAAGATGTCGTGCGAGACCTGGTCGATCTCGGCGCCGCAGCGCTCAAGAATGTCGGCGCAGCGGTCGATCACGGCGTCCAGGAGCTCCATCAGCACCATCTCGCCGGTGATCGCGGGGGTGCAGGTGCGGGCGAGCTTGGCCTCGACCAGGGCGAACGGCTTGGGCTGATCGTAGCGGACCGTGACCAGCCGGTGGTCGCCGAGAATGAAGGTCACCGCCGTGGTCCGGGGCATATCGGTGTCGGAGTGGCACATCAGCGTCGCGGTCATGTAGCGGGCGCTGTTTTCGATATACAGGCGGCTGGAGATCTCGATCTCCTGCATGTCCTCCCGGGTCGGGATCGCGATGCCCGACAGCCGCTCCACGGCCTTGTCCTCGGCCGCGGTCGGGTTGAACAGGTCAATCCACACCGCATGCTCCGGAACCGCCGCGAGATCCTCGACAACGGCCTTCTTCAACGAAGACTCGGAGGGAACGAACACAGAAAACATAAACTACTCCAGCGGAGGCATCCTGCGACAGAATGACAGCCCTTAGCGCGATTCTGACAAGTTCATGATGACAAGCACATTAACGGTGCGTTTGCATTTGTGGCTGCCCCGTGGCGCAACCGTGGCACGGAATCGACAGTTTGGCTTCCGCTGCCCAAAAACCAACCCAAGGCCGCAAAACTTGCGGCAAAAAAGCCACAGGTCGGGCCTCGCAGCGCGGGAAAAGCCCCTCAGCGCTGGAATTGTGGCAGATTTCGACGATAATGGGATCAACGGAGTCGAAGGCCTTGGGTGCTACGCTCAGGACCTGCGCGGTATTGTTTTGATTGGAACCAAACCATGTCGTCGCTGAAAGTTATGTTAGGAATTCTGGCTGCCGGCTTCATGCTGTCGGGCTGCATGCAGGGCACGCATTTCGAGGCAACCAACACCCAGAATTTCAAGCCGAAGGACAAGGAACTCCTCGCCAAGATCCGGTACGAGAATACGCCGGTGGCAGAGCCGTTCCGTCGCGCCATCGTCGACTACCATCGCAAGGAGTCGCCGGGCTCGATCGTGGTCGATTCCGACAACCACTACCTCTATTACGTGATGGATGGCGGCAAGGCGATCCGCTACGGCATCACGGTCGGCGAAGAGGCCATGGCCTGGTCTGGCATCGCCAAGGTTGGCAGCATGACCGAATGGCCGGCCTGGCACCCGACCCCGGGTGAGATTTCGCGCCTGGGCGTGCCGACCTACGTCGCCCCCGGTCCGGACAATCCGATGGGCTCCCGCGCGATGTATCTCTATTCGGGCGGCAAGGACACGCTGTTCCGCATTCACGGCACCAACCAGCCGGAATATATCGGCGCCTCGATCTCGTCGGGCTGCATCCGCCTGACCAACGAGGACGCGATCGACCTCTACAGCCGCGTCAAGATCGGCACCATCGTCGTGGTGCTCGAGCCGAAGCACGGCGACTCGCCCTACAATTCGCGCCTCGCGCTCCAGGGCGGCGGCACCGGCCAGGCCGGCAGCTTCTGATCGCCGCCTGATCGGACGACCTGCAAAAGCGCCGGTTTTACCGGCGCTTTTTTGTTGCCGGCTTGCTCGGGCCTGAATCCGCGACAGGCTTGTCGGCGGGCGCCGCAGGTTTCGTAGTCTCCTGATCGTCAGCACGATCCTTCGTTTCCGGCTTGGCCGCGACCTCGCGTGGCGGCGCCTCCTCGGGGCGCTCGGCGGGCAGCAAGGGCGCGACCTGCGGCAGCGGATCCCAGACATTCCATTGGCAGATCCGGTAATCGTTGCGGCGCTGCGCGAGGTCGAGATGGATGTGGTCCTCGTGGTACCAGTCCGAGCCAGGGCCGAGCACGGTCGTGAAACGCGAGCAGACCGAATGCAGCACGCGCTGGCGCACGTCACGCGACAGGGTGCGGTCGGTCAGGCCGATCGACTGGCCGTTGGCGAGCTTGATGGCACGGACATCGAGCGCATTGGCCTT is part of the Bradyrhizobium commune genome and harbors:
- a CDS encoding RT0821/Lpp0805 family surface protein yields the protein MTMILVGLGTGGCSLSRNDTSAYAKADDGDLTGSIVRPKEAAPTETDLAFARNAASDVLSKGDKDASQHWENPETGARGSVTPIAQSYAAEDGRKCRDFLASYVNGDTESWLQGAGCQSSRGRWEIHTLKPWRS
- a CDS encoding magnesium transporter CorA family protein — protein: MFSVFVPSESSLKKAVVEDLAAVPEHAVWIDLFNPTAAEDKAVERLSGIAIPTREDMQEIEISSRLYIENSARYMTATLMCHSDTDMPRTTAVTFILGDHRLVTVRYDQPKPFALVEAKLARTCTPAITGEMVLMELLDAVIDRCADILERCGAEIDQVSHDIFEPESERHGHAKQYSQILISIGRKGDLTSKVRESLVSIGRVVTFLSAVVEGVKWSKDMREQLKTMQRDVASLTDHASYLSSKITFVLDAMLGVVNLEQNNIIKLFSVMAVVLMPPTLIASIYGMNFKAMPELEWEHGYPYALVLMVIAAIVPYWIFKFKKWL
- a CDS encoding SDR family NAD(P)-dependent oxidoreductase: MPHSSNAPRRTLLLTGASRGIGHATVIRFSSAGWRVITCSRHAFPEDCPWDAGPEDHIQVDLGNPVDTARAITDIRNRLEGGVLHALVNNAAISPKGPGGSRLGSVDTDLDTWTHVFHVNFFAPIMIARGLIEELKAAKGSVVNVTSIAGSRVHPFAGAAYATSKAALASLTREMASDFGRVGVRVNAIAPGEIDTSILSPGTEKIVEQQIPMHRLGTPDEVAKIIYVLCTDTSSYVNGAEIHINGGQHV
- a CDS encoding L,D-transpeptidase; translation: MSSLKVMLGILAAGFMLSGCMQGTHFEATNTQNFKPKDKELLAKIRYENTPVAEPFRRAIVDYHRKESPGSIVVDSDNHYLYYVMDGGKAIRYGITVGEEAMAWSGIAKVGSMTEWPAWHPTPGEISRLGVPTYVAPGPDNPMGSRAMYLYSGGKDTLFRIHGTNQPEYIGASISSGCIRLTNEDAIDLYSRVKIGTIVVVLEPKHGDSPYNSRLALQGGGTGQAGSF
- the pdxH gene encoding pyridoxamine 5'-phosphate oxidase, translated to MTDTTSMKHQTPLTSGDFTAADEPFALFAAWLDEAIKSEPNDPNAMALATVDPDGLPDVRMVLMKGFDAEGFVFYSHIASQKGRELAANPKAALLFHWKSLRRQVRIRGNVTPVTDAEADTYFATRPKQAQIGAWASKQSEALESRFAFEQAIAKVAAKHIIGEVPRPPGWSGWRITPSRIEFWHDRPFRLHDRIEFRRDAACQKWSKTRMYP